DNA sequence from the Orcinus orca chromosome 2, mOrcOrc1.1, whole genome shotgun sequence genome:
ttTTCTCCTAAGGAGTTGTGACCCTTGATGAGATTAAaaaggaatgttatctcctaaggaggtctGATTAATGCAGATGCAGAATACACAATACTAATGCAGAGGCCCAAATGGGCAAAGGAaacatttatgtttaaatttttctcatcttGCCATAAAATAGGAATTTTATTTAATCAGTACTCGCCTTTTAAACTCTCTACATAATTTAcgtatattttgttttttctctatctTCCTCCATCAGAATGAATTCTCCATGAAGGCAGGATTTCCCCCCCAGTCCTCATTCTGTTCACGGCCATATTTTCAGAGCCAAGGACATTACCTGGCACGAGGgaggcactcaatacatatttgtcgATGAATTCCCTGTTCACGTCCATTTTCTCTTTGGTTTgctcatttattcatgcattcatttgaCACATATTTATGGAGTAATCACACAGTGCTGGCCGCTGCTGCAGGCGGTGGTAAAGGACCATAGACAGGCGCCCCGCGCTCAGGAAGCTTCCATCCGGGTCACCGTCAGGGGGTGCTGGAACCAGCTGACATCAGCACTCAAGCGCTGACTGATAAACTTTCAGTAATTTTGCCGTTGTTAAACATAGcccttattttattcatttatttttgcggtacgcgggcccctcactgctgtagcgtctcccgttgtggagcacaggctccgaacgagcaggctcagcggccatgactcacgggcccagccgctccgcggtatgtgggatcttcccggaccagggcactaacccgcgtcccctgcatcggcaggcggactctcaaccaccgcgccaccagggaagccccatggcccttattttaaattatgtaaccTGGCTATATTAAACTATATtgacacaaagaaaactacattttaaTGTAAGAAATATCCAAACTCACCACTCCCTAATTACCTGACTacattttatcattcttttattattttttaattgaagtatagttgatttacaatgtttcaggtgtacagcaaagtaattttatatgtgtatatatataagtataaaagtatatatactttttcagattctttcccattataggttatttcaagataatattgaatatagttccctctgctacacagtaggtccttgttcttGATCTATTTCTTTGCTCTTGAGGTTATGGGCATCTATTGCAAAGGAaacatttatgtttaaatttactGCTTCAGGCGGCGAACGGCATCTCCTCCGGGAACCCCAGCACGCGCTTTCCGGCTAAGGCGAGTCCACGCCTGTGTCTCCTCCCAGGAGGCCGGTTTCCTCGGACTCCAAATGCACCCCGACCAGCAACCTGCCCACGTTCCCGGCGGCCCGCCTCCCCCAGGTGCggagggtaggaggggcagagactcGGTTGACCTCCACCGGGTAAGCCTCCCTGGACCCGGGATGCCTTtaaagtgggagggaggggcgatCGATCGCTCGAGCCTCCTCTGACTGAGCCTGTGGCGGTCGAGCCGCGGGGATCGGCTGGGAATGCCTGGCGCGCGGAGCAGGTAGGACGCATGGGGCGGCCGGGCCGGGCTCGCGGGCGCTGGGCGGGAGGTGGGGAGAGCTGGCGGCTCGGGGCGGTGAGgccgggagggggtgggggcggggacagaaaggggggaaaggtggggaggaagggagggagggggcgggaggaGGTCAGCCGAGCCGGCGGCGGAGCCCCAGGTGCACATCCCAGGTGCGCATCCCAGGTGTGCGGTCGCGGCCCCGCGAGGAGGGCGGGCGTGTCTGAGTCCGAGCCTTAGTTTCGGCGGCCAGAGCtgcggggggcggcgggggcgggggggcgtcCAAGCATTGGACAGATGCCCGAGACTTTGGGCGATTCTTTGTGCAGGCCTGTGAGGGCGGAATAGGCATTCTCTCTCCTGGAAAAAGTTAATGATGCGGTGCTTTTAAAAAAGGACCTGGCATAGTCAGATGTTCCCTTTTTAAAACGGCAGATTTTCGATCTTAAAGAGAAGTCTTAGAACTTATCCCCATGTCATTTCTCGGCTAAGGGACACACTTGAGGTCGCGTGGACAGCTGAGAGTAGGCCTTGGTCTTATGTTCCAAGCGCAGGGTTTTTCTCATCCCATGGGATTCTGCCATTGCACGTTTTAGAGCTCACCCCCTCTGTTGTGGAATTCATAAAATGCTATTAATCCACATGCGTTTTATTTTGTAGGGAGAAGAAACTGACTAAATGAATAACATGAAGTCCAATAGAATCCTACTTTTTATCATTTCAATTCAGGGGAGTAAAAGTAAATCATTGCTATCTTTTCCTGCTGATTTCTTGTGTTTTACTACTTGAAACACCCAGCTTTTCTAATACTCATGATGTCTGTAGGGAAATCCTCAAAAAAAAGACCTCGAAGTTTATCAAGcagcaaaactaaaaaaaatgaatctaactCTATTACTGCGTTTTTTAACAATGTACCACCTGTTAAACTTGCCTGCCCCATTTGTAGTAAAATGGTGCCAAGATATGACCTAAACCGTCACCTTGATGAAATGTGTGCTAGCAACGGTGACATCACTCCAGCTGACCCTGGGCATGCTGACTTAAGTTCAAATGTGTCCACAGTAGATTTGACCAATACTGCCTTAGAAGATGTAGCGCCTGAGAAGTCGTCACCATCAAAGATCAACTTAACCCCTGGCCAAAGTGACTCAgcaaaaatgggcataaaacAGCAGACCAGCCCCTATTTTAAGAGTAATGGGGACGCAGTGTGCAGAAATCAAGATGGGCTGAGGCATCACAACGTGAAAGTCATCCCTCTGGGGAGCCTGTCATCTAAATTGTCCAGAAGATACATAAAGGCTAAAAGATCAATAGGTAAGAGTGAGGGATTCGCCAGTCAGAGTCCACAGAGTTTCTCGTCCACAGGGGTGAGGAGCCTGGTGGATCAGTGTTCAGAGATGGAAGGCCAGGATCAGCTTTTGGAGAACAGTTCtcaaaaggaaaacatgtttgCCTGTAATTCTCTGGAGGAACCAAGCACTCCCGAACATACTGTGGGAGGCTCTACAATAATGGAAGCTGAAAGCCTAAGGGCTGCACAGGAATGTGGGAGATCAACTCTCACCCCCACCTTCTCAGATAATGCTCCCGTGTTACCTTCACCAGATTTAACTCTTGGGCATAAATTAAAGTCTGCTTCAGAGGACCATCTTGCAAAGCAGGAGAGTATCAAAGGAACAGATGATAAAGGTGTTGAAAACTGTGAAGCAGGTGGTTGTGAAGAGGTAAAAATGACTTTTGTTTCACAAGCTGCAACCCAGTCGTCACATTGGGAGGCAAAATCTCATAATTCTACACACGATGCTTCTATATGGAGTGACAGCCAAGCACTTCCTCCAGAAGGTGACAGTGGCTTAAAGAATGAAAGCACTGACCGAATTCCTTTGGAGCAGGGGTCAAGCTGTGATGTTTCCCGTGTAACAAGTCCAGCACCACCGGACCATCCTTACTACCTTCGGAGTTTCCTCGTGGTGCTGAAAGCCGTGTTTGAGAATGAAGAAGACAGGATGCTCTTTGATGAGCACGAGAAGGGCATTATAACTAAATTTCATCAATTATCAGGTATCTTGAACCTGTTTGCTTTCGAGGCTTTGTTTCCCCTTTGCTGCCCTGATTTGGTCTGAGATGTGATAGGCAGAAATCTCATGACCACAAGCAGTCAGTGTGGTTTTGGGAGTCCCCTGGGAGTACTCATGGGACCCACGGCCAATGAGAGTTCATCTAGAGAAAGATATGCCTGTAAAAGAGACAAGATTTTTGGGCCTGGTGATGTCTGCTTCTGCAGTATCATCCTTACAAGCTGTACTTTGGTTGTATTGGAAGCAGCTCTTTGTCCTGTTTTTGGATATTTGATGGTTGTAAAATAACCTTTCCcagattagaaaaaaaacatacagTGTGATTTAGGAAAGTGTACTTTGCATTTCGGGCACGTAATCAAGCTGACTGTTaggtggttttgttgtttttgcaggCCATTTcctcaaaagtgaaaataaaatacagggaaaaaacaaaccaaggTATACTCAggcatatttttttcctccaacaaTATTTTAGTTGCCTGGACTCTACCTTTTAAAGTCAGGGTGTGCAGGAAGTGGAAACTTTCAAGCTAAATTGgtacattaaaaacttttttttctttttaaattttgtaaat
Encoded proteins:
- the FAN1 gene encoding fanconi-associated nuclease 1 isoform X5: MMSVGKSSKKRPRSLSSSKTKKNESNSITAFFNNVPPVKLACPICSKMVPRYDLNRHLDEMCASNGDITPADPGHADLSSNVSTVDLTNTALEDVAPEKSSPSKINLTPGQSDSAKMGIKQQTSPYFKSNGDAVCRNQDGLRHHNVKVIPLGSLSSKLSRRYIKAKRSIGKSEGFASQSPQSFSSTGVRSLVDQCSEMEGQDQLLENSSQKENMFACNSLEEPSTPEHTVGGSTIMEAESLRAAQECGRSTLTPTFSDNAPVLPSPDLTLGHKLKSASEDHLAKQESIKGTDDKGVENCEAGGCEEVKMTFVSQAATQSSHWEAKSHNSTHDASIWSDSQALPPEGDSGLKNESTDRIPLEQGSSCDVSRVTSPAPPDHPYYLRSFLVVLKAVFENEEDRMLFDEHEKGIITKFHQLSASGQKLYVRLFQRKFGWIKMNKLEYEEISADLTPVVRELTHAGFLQTESELQELSEVLELLSAPELKALAKTFHLVNPNGQKQQLVNAFLKLAKQPSVCTWRKNQPGIGAVILKRAKDWAGQSLRVCRDPRAVFSRVLLLFSLTHEVEEEEAACGGQGQLSTVLLVNLGRMEFPRYTVSRKTQIFQDREDLIRYAAAAHMLNDISTAMASGAWEEARELARCAKQDWDGLKGHPSLRYHEKLPLFLRCFTVGWVYTRILSRTVEILQRLHMYQEAVKELENLLSQKVYCPDSRGRWWDRLALNLHQHLKRLEPVLSCGAAQPLFSHQVHHSRAGGSGRADRPPPLAVSEGRAPAGLSQLPEVRAPLPSAPGSHCG
- the FAN1 gene encoding fanconi-associated nuclease 1 isoform X6 gives rise to the protein MMSVGKSSKKRPRSLSSSKTKKNESNSITAFFNNVPPVKLACPICSKMVPRYDLNRHLDEMCASNGDITPADPGHADLSSNVSTVDLTNTALEDVAPEKSSPSKINLTPGQSDSAKMGIKQQTSPYFKSNGDAVCRNQDGLRHHNVKVIPLGSLSSKLSRRYIKAKRSIGKSEGFASQSPQSFSSTGVRSLVDQCSEMEGQDQLLENSSQKENMFACNSLEEPSTPEHTVGGSTIMEAESLRAAQECGRSTLTPTFSDNAPVLPSPDLTLGHKLKSASEDHLAKQESIKGTDDKGVENCEAGGCEEVKMTFVSQAATQSSHWEAKSHNSTHDASIWSDSQALPPEGDSGLKNESTDRIPLEQGSSCDVSRVTSPAPPDHPYYLRSFLVVLKAVFENEEDRMLFDEHEKGIITKFHQLSASGQKLYVRLFQRKFGWIKMNKLEYEEISADLTPVVRELTHAGFLQTESELQELSEVLELLSAPELKALAKTFHLVNPNGQKQQLVNAFLKLAKQPSVCTWRKNQPGIGAVILKRAKDWAGQSLRVCRDPRAVFSRVLLLFSLTHEVEEEEAACGGQGQLSTVLLVNLGRMEFPRYTVSRKTQIFQDREDLIRYAAAAHMLNDISTAMASGAWEEARELARCAKQDWDGLKGHPSLRYHEKLPLFLRCFTVGWVYTRILSRTVEILQRLHMYQEAVKELENLLSQKVYCPDSRGRWWDRLALNLHQHLKRLEPVLSCGAAQPLFSLAYI